From Motacilla alba alba isolate MOTALB_02 chromosome 20, Motacilla_alba_V1.0_pri, whole genome shotgun sequence, the proteins below share one genomic window:
- the SAMD10 gene encoding LOW QUALITY PROTEIN: sterile alpha motif domain-containing protein 10 (The sequence of the model RefSeq protein was modified relative to this genomic sequence to represent the inferred CDS: inserted 2 bases in 1 codon): MRGGRDGAALVTAXCRALTRIPPPAEMQQGRPSLCCVSTIRSSQGPAEPAAAAASAHFSFCRSLLEHTVSAENLSYRLQRNAGSSLTWHDGRSQRPDGGRTVKLLRQPGTEGSQVRGCDHYGIYHTSPTLGSLVKPVVLWSQQDVCKWLKKHCPHNYLIYVEAFSHHAITGRALLRLNGEKLQRMGIALETQRQELLQQVLQLQVREEVRNLQLLSQDCTNTVNRAPLGRAVHRRYET; encoded by the exons AtgaggggaggcagggatggagccgcACTCGTGACAGC GTGCCGAGCGCTCACGCGCATCCCTCCTCCCGCCGAGATGCAGCAGGGCCGGCCATCCCTCTGCTGCGTCTCCACCATCCGCAGCTCGCAGGGACCAGCCGAGCCAG ccgCCGCTGCCGCCTCTGCTCACTTCAGCTTCTGCCGCAGCCTCCTGGAGCACACGGTGTCGGCCGAGAACCTGAGCTACCGCCTGCAGCGCAACGCGGGCAGCAGCCTCACCTGGCACGACGGCCGCAGCCAGCGCCCCGACGGCGGCCGCACCGTCAAACTCCTGCGGCAGCCGGGCACCGAGGGCTCGCAG GTCCGTGGCTGTGACCACTATGGCATCTACCACACCAGCCCCACGCTGGGCAGCCTGGTCAAGCCGGTGGTGCTGTGGAGCCAGCAGGATGTGTGCAAATGGCTGAAGAAGCACTGCCCACACAACTATCTCATCTATGTCGAGGCGTTCTCCCACCACGCCATCACAG GCCGGGCGCTGCTGCGGCTGAACGGGGAGAAGCTGCAGCGCATGGGGATCGCGCTGGAGACGCAGcgccaggagctcctgcagcaggtcctgcagctccaggtgcgCGAGGAGGTCCGgaacctgcagctgctcagccaaG ATTGCACCAACACTGTGAACCGAGCTCCGCTGGGACGGGCTGTGCATCGCCGATACGAGACCTGA